The following coding sequences lie in one Micrococcales bacterium genomic window:
- a CDS encoding beta-ketoacyl-[acyl-carrier-protein] synthase family protein produces the protein MSTASVVVTGLGATTPLGGDVDSTWQAVLAGRSGAATLDNTWAEDYGLTCTFAAQLAVEPEAVLSRQEIRRADPSAQYALIAARQAWADAGSPTVAAERLAVIIASGIGGIHTLLGAWDTLRERGSRRLLPLTVPMLMPNSPAATVAIDLGARAGAHAPVSACASGAEALIWGARMIADGLADVVVAGGTEAALHPITLGSFGKMQALSTRNDSPETASRPFCSTRDGFVMGEGAGLVVLESAAHAQARQARVYCSLAGVGSTSDAYDVAPPDPSGQGQIRAMEQALAQAGPAAGLVAHVNAHATATPTGDTIEAAAIETALTGALGSLESARQVPVSATKSMTGHLLGAAGAVESIFTILALRDRLAPPTTNIEELDPEVMVNVVRNEPVRLPAEGPLAAMNNAFGFGGHNMALVFATD, from the coding sequence TGGCCGGGCGCTCCGGCGCTGCCACTTTGGACAACACCTGGGCCGAGGATTACGGTCTGACCTGCACCTTCGCCGCTCAGTTGGCGGTTGAACCGGAGGCCGTGTTATCGCGTCAGGAGATCCGCCGGGCCGATCCTTCAGCTCAATATGCCTTGATCGCGGCCCGCCAAGCCTGGGCCGATGCCGGGTCCCCAACCGTCGCGGCCGAACGCTTGGCAGTCATCATCGCCAGCGGGATTGGCGGCATCCACACCCTGCTGGGGGCCTGGGACACGCTGCGTGAACGCGGCAGCCGCCGGTTGTTGCCGCTGACGGTGCCCATGTTGATGCCCAATTCGCCGGCCGCCACCGTGGCGATTGACCTGGGCGCACGGGCTGGCGCCCACGCGCCGGTTTCAGCCTGCGCCTCAGGGGCCGAGGCCCTGATCTGGGGTGCCCGCATGATCGCCGATGGCCTGGCCGATGTGGTCGTGGCCGGAGGCACCGAAGCGGCTCTGCACCCCATCACACTGGGTTCCTTCGGCAAAATGCAGGCCCTGTCGACTCGGAATGACTCACCTGAAACGGCCTCACGGCCGTTTTGCTCAACCCGGGATGGCTTTGTCATGGGTGAAGGCGCCGGTCTGGTGGTGCTGGAATCGGCCGCACATGCCCAGGCCCGCCAAGCGCGGGTCTACTGTTCGCTGGCCGGGGTCGGCTCGACATCGGACGCCTACGATGTGGCCCCGCCTGACCCTTCCGGCCAAGGCCAAATCCGGGCCATGGAACAGGCCCTGGCCCAGGCTGGCCCGGCGGCGGGGCTAGTTGCCCACGTCAATGCTCACGCCACGGCCACCCCAACCGGCGACACGATCGAAGCGGCGGCCATTGAAACGGCTCTGACCGGCGCTCTCGGTTCGCTCGAATCTGCCCGCCAGGTGCCGGTCAGCGCCACCAAATCGATGACCGGGCATTTGTTGGGCGCGGCCGGCGCGGTCGAGTCGATCTTCACCATTTTGGCCCTGCGTGACCGTCTGGCGCCGCCCACCACCAATATCGAAGAGCTCGACCCGGAGGTCATGGTCAATGTGGTGCGTAATGAGCCGGTGCGGCTGCCTGCCGAAGGTCCGCTGGCGGCCATGAACAACGCCTTTGGCTTTGGTGGCCACAATATGGCCCTGGTCTTCGCCACTGATTAG